The window ATACCTTCCGTAACTTGGCATCCAAACTTCAATGTCGTACGTCTTTGCAGACGAAAATCCCAAATCACCTGAGCAAAGCAAAACAACCCTGTATGGTAATCCTAAGTGCTTTAGCACATCCTCAGCATCGGCTGTAAGCTTTTCAAGCTCATCATAAGAATCTTCTGGTTTTGCAAACTTCACAAGCTCAACCTTGTTAAACTGATGCTGTCGAATAAGCCCTCTTGTGTCTTTGCCAGCAGCACCAGCTTCTGCCCTAAAACATGCTGAGTAGGCAACATATTTTATTGGCAAGTCTTCTTCTTTGAGTATCTCTTCTCTGTGGTAGTTTGTAACAGGAACTTCTGCTGTTGGTATCAAAAAGTAATCATCTGTTGTCTTAAATGCATCCTCTTCAAATTTTGGAAGCTGTCCTGTGCCTATCATAGATTTTCGCGCAACCAAAAAAGGTGGAAATAGCTCAGTATATCCATGCTTTTCAATGTGAAGGTCAAGCATGAAGTTGATTAAGGCTCTTTCTAACCTTGCACCAAGTCCTCTGTAAAATGTAAAACGGCTACCCGATACCTTTGATGCTCTTTCAAAGTCCAAAATTCCAAGACTTATCCCAATCTCCCAGTGAGGTTTTACCTCAAAATCAGGAACTCTTACATCACCCCAGCGCCTTACTTCAACATTTTCTGTATCATCTTTGCCAACTGGTACAGACTCATGAGGAATGTTTGGGATTGTGAGCAAAATCTTTTCTATCTCATCTTCAACCTCTTTGACCTTGCTATCTAATTCTTTAATTTTATCAGATAGATCTTTTAGCTCATTCATAAGATCTGTAACATCTTTTCCTTCCTTTTTGAGCTTTGGGACCTCTTTTGATTTTTGATTCTGTAGAGCTTTCAGGCTTTCAACCTCAGCCAAAAGCTTTCTTCTTCTTTCATCAAGCTCTAAAATGGGTGCAATTGAAATGTCTTTGTTTCTCTTACTAAGCCCTTCTTGTACCTTTT is drawn from Caldicellulosiruptor naganoensis and contains these coding sequences:
- the serS gene encoding serine--tRNA ligase; amino-acid sequence: MLDLKYIRANPEKVQEGLSKRNKDISIAPILELDERRRKLLAEVESLKALQNQKSKEVPKLKKEGKDVTDLMNELKDLSDKIKELDSKVKEVEDEIEKILLTIPNIPHESVPVGKDDTENVEVRRWGDVRVPDFEVKPHWEIGISLGILDFERASKVSGSRFTFYRGLGARLERALINFMLDLHIEKHGYTELFPPFLVARKSMIGTGQLPKFEEDAFKTTDDYFLIPTAEVPVTNYHREEILKEEDLPIKYVAYSACFRAEAGAAGKDTRGLIRQHQFNKVELVKFAKPEDSYDELEKLTADAEDVLKHLGLPYRVVLLCSGDLGFSSAKTYDIEVWMPSYGRYVEISSCSNFESYQARRANIRFRRKDGKLDFVHTLNGSGLAVGRTVAAILENFQQKDGSVVVPEVLRKYMGTDIIK